In Populus trichocarpa isolate Nisqually-1 chromosome 12, P.trichocarpa_v4.1, whole genome shotgun sequence, a genomic segment contains:
- the LOC7486722 gene encoding protection of telomeres protein 1b isoform X3, translated as MAHMENLPTVGSPGDIIQLSRVVMKTHNDGVYALFNKKFSSFALYEGKNGEDFLPYQCSLFRPRDHDSKFIAGMRKWLVDFHVDEGVNTFSFLREMREGQHANLVCKILHVCEIAKNEWMALVWDGTDSPPISINTNPEHKMDEQLPLQLEPSPPLSRDLLRTFPTVGTILRVIIDKVNQKHVLHLLNTGEWVKFISILCEVHAGLWCGVLTPFTKLRYLSNEDHFVLACQRSYNERLSLKLGRIPYWCFPWCSQITEVDYDHMPFVTLMDVLTYSEATARFKCIIRVVAAFPWRAEDFSHHGTYRIRLTIEDPTARIHAFIYAEDGEKFFDGNPSIDVLTRKRDKLLGVAANNDGKGTNPASRNPPWVQCCLKSYYLDKNDIWGSRQYRIFGTKLAEGA; from the exons ATGGCACATATGGAAAATCTGCCTACTGTTGGGTCGCCTGGAGATATAATTCAACTTTCTCGTGTCGTG ATGAAAACTCACAACGATGGTGTCTATgctcttttcaataaaaaattttcttcttttgcgtTATATGAAGGAAAAAATGGTGAAGACTTCCTACCTTATCAATGTTCATTATTTCGTCCAAGAGACCATGACTCGAAGTTTATAGCAGGCATGAGAAAATGGTTGGTTGACTTTCATGTTGATGAAG gAGTAAATACGTTCTCCTTCCTGAGAGAGATGAGGGAAGGACAGCATGCTAATTTGGTTTGCAAG ATACTTCATGTTTGTGAGATTGCCAAGAATGAGTGGATGGCGCTTGTTTGGGATGGAACAGATTCTCCACCAATCAGCATTAATACAAA TCCAGAGCACAAAATGGATGAACAACTTCCTTTACAGTTGGAACCCTCGCCTCCTTTGTCTAGAGATTTATTACGTACATTTCCTACTGTTGGAACAATATTACGGGTAATCATCGACAAAGTCAATCAGAAGCATGTTCTCCACCTGCTCAATACAGGTGAATGGGTAAAGTTCATCAGCATACTCTGTGAAGTGCATGCAGGACTGTGGTGTGGTGTGTTGACACCTTTCACAAAGCTTAGATATTTGTCAAATGAAGACCATTTCGTCTTAGCGTGCCAAAG GTCATACAATGAGCGTTTGTCGCTGAAATTAGGGCGCATCCCATATTGGTGCTTTCCATGGTGTTCACAAATTACAG AGGTTGACTATGACCACATGCCATTTGTTACGTTAATGGATGTTCTCACCTATTCAGAG GCAACTGCTAGATTCAAGTGCATAATTAGAGTAGTGGCTGCATTTCCATGGCGTGCTGAGGACTTCTCTCATCATGGGACGTACAGAATTAGACTAACCATAGAGGATCCAACTGCCAGAATTCATGCTTTCATCTATGCTGAAGATGGG GAGAAATTTTTTGATGGTAACCCGTCGATTGATGTGTTGACAAGGAAGCGAGACAAATTGCTTGGAGTGGCTGCAAATAATGATGGCAAGGGAACCAATCCTGCGTCCAGAAATCCACCATGGGTGCAGTGTTGCTTGAAATCCTATTACCTAGACAAAAATGACATTTGGGGAAGTAGGCAATATAGAATTTTCGGTACCAAGCTTGCGGAAGGAGCTTAA
- the LOC7486722 gene encoding protection of telomeres protein 1b isoform X1 yields the protein MGERDDYKFLKIKDAISAINQKVNLIGVVIELGFPKTTRGTDFFCSVKIVDESYPKPGIPVNFFMAHMENLPTVGSPGDIIQLSRVVMKTHNDGVYALFNKKFSSFALYEGKNGEDFLPYQCSLFRPRDHDSKFIAGMRKWLVDFHVDEGVNTFSFLREMREGQHANLVCKILHVCEIAKNEWMALVWDGTDSPPISINTNPEHKMDEQLPLQLEPSPPLSRDLLRTFPTVGTILRVIIDKVNQKHVLHLLNTGEWVKFISILCEVHAGLWCGVLTPFTKLRYLSNEDHFVLACQRSYNERLSLKLGRIPYWCFPWCSQITEVDYDHMPFVTLMDVLTYSEATARFKCIIRVVAAFPWRAEDFSHHGTYRIRLTIEDPTARIHAFIYAEDGEKFFDGNPSIDVLTRKRDKLLGVAANNDGKGTNPASRNPPWVQCCLKSYYLDKNDIWGSRQYRIFGTKLAEGA from the exons atggGAGAGAGAGACGACTACAAGTTTCTGAAAATAAAAGACGCCATTTCTGCAATCAACCAGAAAGTCAATCTAATCGGCGTTGTTATCGAGCTCGGTTTCCCCAAAACCACCAGAGGAACCG attttttttgttcagtgAAAATAGTTGATGAATCATACCCGAAGCCTGGAATTCCGGTCAACTTTTTCATGGCACATATGGAAAATCTGCCTACTGTTGGGTCGCCTGGAGATATAATTCAACTTTCTCGTGTCGTG ATGAAAACTCACAACGATGGTGTCTATgctcttttcaataaaaaattttcttcttttgcgtTATATGAAGGAAAAAATGGTGAAGACTTCCTACCTTATCAATGTTCATTATTTCGTCCAAGAGACCATGACTCGAAGTTTATAGCAGGCATGAGAAAATGGTTGGTTGACTTTCATGTTGATGAAG gAGTAAATACGTTCTCCTTCCTGAGAGAGATGAGGGAAGGACAGCATGCTAATTTGGTTTGCAAG ATACTTCATGTTTGTGAGATTGCCAAGAATGAGTGGATGGCGCTTGTTTGGGATGGAACAGATTCTCCACCAATCAGCATTAATACAAA TCCAGAGCACAAAATGGATGAACAACTTCCTTTACAGTTGGAACCCTCGCCTCCTTTGTCTAGAGATTTATTACGTACATTTCCTACTGTTGGAACAATATTACGGGTAATCATCGACAAAGTCAATCAGAAGCATGTTCTCCACCTGCTCAATACAGGTGAATGGGTAAAGTTCATCAGCATACTCTGTGAAGTGCATGCAGGACTGTGGTGTGGTGTGTTGACACCTTTCACAAAGCTTAGATATTTGTCAAATGAAGACCATTTCGTCTTAGCGTGCCAAAG GTCATACAATGAGCGTTTGTCGCTGAAATTAGGGCGCATCCCATATTGGTGCTTTCCATGGTGTTCACAAATTACAG AGGTTGACTATGACCACATGCCATTTGTTACGTTAATGGATGTTCTCACCTATTCAGAG GCAACTGCTAGATTCAAGTGCATAATTAGAGTAGTGGCTGCATTTCCATGGCGTGCTGAGGACTTCTCTCATCATGGGACGTACAGAATTAGACTAACCATAGAGGATCCAACTGCCAGAATTCATGCTTTCATCTATGCTGAAGATGGG GAGAAATTTTTTGATGGTAACCCGTCGATTGATGTGTTGACAAGGAAGCGAGACAAATTGCTTGGAGTGGCTGCAAATAATGATGGCAAGGGAACCAATCCTGCGTCCAGAAATCCACCATGGGTGCAGTGTTGCTTGAAATCCTATTACCTAGACAAAAATGACATTTGGGGAAGTAGGCAATATAGAATTTTCGGTACCAAGCTTGCGGAAGGAGCTTAA
- the LOC7486722 gene encoding protection of telomeres protein 1b isoform X2: protein MGERDDYKFLKIKDAISAINQKVNLIGVVIELGFPKTTRGTDFFCSVKIVDESYPKPGIPVNFFMAHMENLPTVGSPGDIIQLSRVVMKTHNDGVYALFNKKFSSFALYEGKNGEDFLPYQCSLFRPRDHDSKFIAGMRKWLVDFHVDEGVNTFSFLREMREGQHANLVCKILHVCEIAKNEWMALVWDGTDSPPISINTNPEHKMDEQLPLQLEPSPPLSRDLLRTFPTVGTILRVIIDKVNQKHVLHLLNTGEWVKFISILCEVHAGLWCGVLTPFTKLRYLSNEDHFVLACQRSYNERLSLKLGRIPYWCFPWCSQITEVDYDHMPFVTLMDVLTYSEATARFKCIIRVVAAFPWRAEDFSHHGTYRIRLTIEDPTARIHAFIYAEDGVQTFSYYYSTCYYLDNIGILFM from the exons atggGAGAGAGAGACGACTACAAGTTTCTGAAAATAAAAGACGCCATTTCTGCAATCAACCAGAAAGTCAATCTAATCGGCGTTGTTATCGAGCTCGGTTTCCCCAAAACCACCAGAGGAACCG attttttttgttcagtgAAAATAGTTGATGAATCATACCCGAAGCCTGGAATTCCGGTCAACTTTTTCATGGCACATATGGAAAATCTGCCTACTGTTGGGTCGCCTGGAGATATAATTCAACTTTCTCGTGTCGTG ATGAAAACTCACAACGATGGTGTCTATgctcttttcaataaaaaattttcttcttttgcgtTATATGAAGGAAAAAATGGTGAAGACTTCCTACCTTATCAATGTTCATTATTTCGTCCAAGAGACCATGACTCGAAGTTTATAGCAGGCATGAGAAAATGGTTGGTTGACTTTCATGTTGATGAAG gAGTAAATACGTTCTCCTTCCTGAGAGAGATGAGGGAAGGACAGCATGCTAATTTGGTTTGCAAG ATACTTCATGTTTGTGAGATTGCCAAGAATGAGTGGATGGCGCTTGTTTGGGATGGAACAGATTCTCCACCAATCAGCATTAATACAAA TCCAGAGCACAAAATGGATGAACAACTTCCTTTACAGTTGGAACCCTCGCCTCCTTTGTCTAGAGATTTATTACGTACATTTCCTACTGTTGGAACAATATTACGGGTAATCATCGACAAAGTCAATCAGAAGCATGTTCTCCACCTGCTCAATACAGGTGAATGGGTAAAGTTCATCAGCATACTCTGTGAAGTGCATGCAGGACTGTGGTGTGGTGTGTTGACACCTTTCACAAAGCTTAGATATTTGTCAAATGAAGACCATTTCGTCTTAGCGTGCCAAAG GTCATACAATGAGCGTTTGTCGCTGAAATTAGGGCGCATCCCATATTGGTGCTTTCCATGGTGTTCACAAATTACAG AGGTTGACTATGACCACATGCCATTTGTTACGTTAATGGATGTTCTCACCTATTCAGAG GCAACTGCTAGATTCAAGTGCATAATTAGAGTAGTGGCTGCATTTCCATGGCGTGCTGAGGACTTCTCTCATCATGGGACGTACAGAATTAGACTAACCATAGAGGATCCAACTGCCAGAATTCATGCTTTCATCTATGCTGAAGATGGGGTACAGACATTCTCTTACTACTACTCAACCTGCTATTATCTTGACAATATTGGCATATTATTCATGTAA